The region ACGCCGACGTCTTCGGCGAATTGCCCATGTCCTTCGTGGACGACGCGGACTTGTCCTTGTCGCTGCTGGAGCAGGCGGCCAGTGCGAAGGCCGCGGCCAGGCCGCCCGCGCCGACGAGGAAGCGGCGCCGTCCGGGGTCGCGCGGCGCGTCCTCGGCCTTGCTGCCGTGGGCGCGGATGTCCTCGGTGAGGTCGGCCGCTCCGGTCCGCATCGCGGGCAGCGTGGAGCGGTGGGCGTCCTCCAGGTCCTGCGTCAGCCGGACCAACTCCGCCTCGCTGACGGGCAGTTCCCAGTTGTCGTGTGCGGTCGTCACTTGACGGCCCCCTCGGAGATCGGCGAGGCGTTCTTGGTCGGGTAGAAGGCGTCGGGGATGCCGACGCTGCCGGCGGCAGCGGGCAGCTTGGCGGCGTCGGTGGGGATGGCCACGAGGTCGCCGAGGTTGTTGGCGAGCAGGGCCTGTACGGCGAGCAGTGTGGCGCGGTGCTGGGCCTCGACGGGGGCGACGGAGGCGAACAGCTTGCGCAGCTGGGCGCTGCTGACCTGGCTGACGTTCTTGGTGTAGGTCTCGGCGGCGACGTCTTCGAGGGTGATGGCGAGCTTCACCACGTCGGCGGGGGTCTTGATCGAGGGCAGCGTCTGCTTGACGACTGCCGCGTACTTCGGGTCGGGCGCGTGCTGGGCCTTGCCGCCGGCCTGGGTGGCGGCGGCGTTGAAGGCCGAGGCGTGCGCCTGGTGCTGGGTGGTGGTCTTGGCGATGAACGCCACGATCGTCTTGTTGCCGTTCTTGATGAACGGCAGGCCCGCAGCTGTCTGGTAGACGCTGATCGCCAGGTTCTCGATCGACGCGGCGGTCTGCAGCGCCATGACGTCGTCGCTGGACGTCGCGGCGGTCGCGCGCAGCGAGCTGAACACCGCCGCAGCACCGGCCGCACCGGCCAGC is a window of Streptomyces sp. NBC_01477 DNA encoding:
- a CDS encoding ferritin-like domain-containing protein — protein: MATDRIDTRLLEQLTEQSQDLNSDAVRITNEALGEFAEATEEQAAVRRRWWSRGGTLAGAAGAAAVFSSLRATAATSSDDVMALQTAASIENLAISVYQTAAGLPFIKNGNKTIVAFIAKTTTQHQAHASAFNAAATQAGGKAQHAPDPKYAAVVKQTLPSIKTPADVVKLAITLEDVAAETYTKNVSQVSSAQLRKLFASVAPVEAQHRATLLAVQALLANNLGDLVAIPTDAAKLPAAAGSVGIPDAFYPTKNASPISEGAVK